The Gossypium hirsutum isolate 1008001.06 chromosome D02, Gossypium_hirsutum_v2.1, whole genome shotgun sequence region CGTAGGGCCTTGGCGTCCCAGTAATTAGAAAAATTcccaaagataaaaaaaaatataataagtctctttaaaaaatagtgaaatcataaattaatatataataaattatattttgagctctcaaaaatttataattcaattttatcccttctaaaaaatttctaaaattgcCCTTTTACCTACACCTGATGATATGGACTATTAGCATATCTAAGCCTTAATCGTAGTAATAAGAGAAGCTTGCATATATAAACTAAGGGCCCAATGAGAGAGGCAAACAAACTCTATACCAAGCACTTTCCTGTAAATACTCAACAACCTCCGATCTCAAAATCAGTGCCTCCATCTGTCCTACTGACTCTTTGCCCCTCCGGTTGAACCGTCTTGAATCACCATAAATTCCTTCACGTATCAACACCATATATTTGACATATTTCCAGAGATGGGTGTCGGATATGATTCCAACCACACACCCATTTCAAGCACATGCTATGTACTTAAGTAACATAGCCAAATAGAAACTAATAAAAGATGAGGCATCGTAAATTTGTGAAAAAGGTAAGTAGACTTTGCTTACACTGaaccaaaaaaaaagtgaatagATGGATGTTAAAGACCTAGGCTAGTAGGGAGATAGAAGCAGGGCATATTCTGTATTTGTGGTTATAGTGAAACATCATCTTCACCAGCAAACAATGTGCTCAGACAGGTTGGAGGACTTATCGAAGGCCAGATGACAAGTCAGGAGGGCATGGTGTTGGATGGAGTCCTATCATCCCTTATTCCTTTTCAGtgcctcaagattttgaagaggtactcaattcaattccattaacACATTCCCCCATTTCAATCTCTTGACTCTGAGACTTACTTTCATTATATATATCCCTGCAACAGGTTCCTGTATCTATAGCAGATTTAGGCGGTACAGAGATTGACTTGAGGTTTGCTAGCTCGAAAGAAGGACGATTGTTTGTCATTGTTGCACCTGTTCTTAGATTTGCTGACAGTAAGATTTCCCAAACACTTAAAGAGTGCTTCTCTCTTTTCACTTCCATTCCTACTTAAAAACATATGAAACTTGTCTGTCTTGTGATTGTATATAGATCTTGGTGACGATGCGACGATTCAAAAGATCGGACCTCCGGAGAAGGTGATCAGTGCATTTGGACCAGAAGTGATCGGTGAAAACATAGAAGGCAAGGTTCTAAGCATGAACACAGTGGAGCACGATGGCAGAATGTATTACCAATATGAATTGGAGCCACCCCATGTATTGATTACCGCAACTGCAGCCGGTAATCGCCTTTACCTATTCAGCGTAACCGGAAGTGGTATGTACTTGTATCTTACTCCTTAGTACTGTTTTTTTCCAAATCTGTAATCTTTGAAGGCTTGTTCAACATGCATTTACCTATATTACTtcaagttttaattatttttgctgTTTTCGACAGGTCTTCAATGGAAGAGGCATTACCAGGATTTAAAGAGGATATCCGAGTCTTTTCGTGTAATCTAGTTTTGGATCTCCCTGGATTATGACATGAGTAGATTAGTAGTGATGGATATTTTTACTCTGTAATTTAAAGTTGCAACAAAAACAAAGAGTGTATTTGCAGCACAGTTATAAAATGTGCAACTTTCTTCAAAGTAAGATTTTTGCTGAAAAGCTATACAGCTTGCTAGAAGCCACTTATCTGAACTTGGGATAAGTGTCAGATCTGTGTATATATCCATTGCGGATGTACTCTATATATTTAAAAGATCATAATCTCATTTTCATATCAAGTGTGTTGAACTTGAATGCCTTTGGACTCAACTAGTAACTTTGGCAAGATGTACTCTATATATTTAAAAGATCATAATCTCATTTTCATATCAAGCGTGTTGAACTTGAATGCCTTTGGACTCAACTAATAACTTTGGTTACCATTGttgaaaaaattgaatgaatCGATTCGAACATGTCCTTAAGGATAATTTCTCCTTAGGGGTGATACGAATCTCACATAGGATCTCATGGTGTAGTGGTGAAGGGTGTGCTTGAGTCATTTGAATTggatatttcatcatttattgcaAGTTTTCTCTCTTTCTGTAATGTGCTAAGTTAAGAAGCATGTATAACCTAGGATGAAAGATAAATGttaactacaaaaaaaaaaaaaaaggaggccTTTGATTGTTGTTGCAATTTCAGTGAGAGAATTCTAATTGAGCCACAACCAACCTATGAATGACATTGCCCATTGAAAGCTAATTTTACCCTCAAATATCTCCAAATCAACCACACTGAGGGAGACttgattttctatattttttcatGTATATGAAAGGTTTTTAAAGTTGTGGTATCCTAATAACCATATCCAAACATTtggagcaaaaaaaaaaaaaaatgaaggttGGGATTAACATAGCACCGGCCATGGGTTTGAGAAAGAAAATACAAGTGGAGTTGTGGAAATGTAGACAAAATTACATTCTATCCTGATTTGCTTACTTGTAAGATTGCAACTCTTTGGTAGGGAAGGACCATGAGAAAAAGCAAAAGGCAATTGCATGTTGATTAATTCAATGACAACCTAGTGTCACGGCTGGCAGATTAAAGCCCGTAACCATTAAGCATAGAATGAATCATAGATGTTAACTTACTAAATAGAGCTCATTTGATTCATTTGAATTGGTTCAATTTGTGGATTAAATAGGGTTTAAGTCCTTTAGGACTTTCAATTATAGATAGACTCTAATATTGACTATCAATGTAATTCAAATTGTACCGTTGAAATTGTAGAAGCTCAACTATAACTAGAATTATCAGGTAAATGCATTATTTTCTTATGGCATTTCAATTCTCTCATTACTCTTTCCTTTCAACTTCACCTCCGTTATATTCTTCGTTGTCATAAAGAATTTCCATAGTCTAATTTAAACagatttaaaataaagaaattatctaACTCACGCGATTTGTCAAATTAAAATGTTAACTCGTAACAATGCTATATGTAATTGATGTGTGTATGAAAACATAAAGATTGGAACCCCTGGATATatatgaaaaaggaaaatgagaaTGGGAGGGGATAATTCCAAATATAAAAGGCATAAATTCCATTAATCAAGATAAACCTGTTTTTGGTAAAGGGAATGGTTTTGGGGTTGTAAAGATACGACACGTGAACATGACATGCGTCTGTTCTAACCtgcaaattatataaaataaacaaaactttGGATGGTAATGGATGAAATTGGAAATAATTGAGAGATGACAAAACTCAGAAAAGAGTTGGTTTATGGAGGGAGAGGTTCCCCATCCCTCTCTCTTTTCACATCTCCACATTCTAAATCTGGGTTTGCCTACTTGATTTAaatgatttcttttattttcaaatattactATCAAATATATTACCCTAATTCAAAAATACCTCTTAAATTATACTCGTTTTCTCAGATAAGTATCCATGATAGTCAACCATGATCAATGATGACGTGACTCAATCATCAATTAACACGTGGCAAAGAAATCACATAAACAAATCACCTTATTATTTctaaaaaatggtaaaataatttaaattaatattaatataaaattagaaaattggaaacataatttaattttctttttattttttgaagttattttaCGATGTATTGCTTTTGTGGTTTTCTTTGCCACGTGTCAGTTGGTGATTGAATCACACCATCGTTAACCAAAATTGACTAACGGCTGACAACGGAgatattaatttgtgaaaaaatagtttaggtactcaaattgaccaaaaataagttttaagtatttattAGGGAAAACGAGTATAGTTTAAGAAGTAATTTTTGAATTAAGCCAAATATATTAAACTATAATATACTCACCACATAGGTGAAAAATAGAACTATgcaaaaaatacatttataaaaatggatataaataataaataaaattttaattgaaccgattgaaaatggaaaagacttggctttaaatattattatgtctatatttttttatataaaaaatataaaataataaaaatatcctcgaaataatataatttactttctaaaataaatatatttcaattattactCAACTGATTAACATATTATACCAACTTAATTGAATacttaatatataatatagaGATGTGAAGTATCCCACGTTCACTAAGTAGGGTCCAAATCTGACCTAAAATATGGAAGAAATGGATCCAGAAATCATGGGACTTGCAAAGAACACCACACATGATTTTACTACTTTTTCTTTCATGCAACCCACTTCCCATGTTgcttaaaatataacaaaatgttGGCTCAAAAAAATAATGTGACAATAACATTTTATAATCTATAAATTTACTTCTATTTTAATAATAGGTATTATCATGTGTtttatatgatttcaaattttgaattagatCCAAAtgtttgaagaaaaaaattcatttgctggtagctttttcttttctgtttagCATTTTCAGTCTATAACTTCTATTTGACTCTCACGACAAATTAGTAGTAGTAGTTTTTACAAAAGGTGCTTGACTAGTACCGGTTCACACCATATAGGGTGTGGGAAAGTTGCTAAAGTGAGGGTGGTTAACACCGTGAAGGGTGTAGAGGGCCGCTAAACCAGTGGCTTGAGCAAGTTTTGGGGCGGAATAGCAACGATGTCAACTAATATGAGACTCAATCTACTAATACAATCAACTTTAAGATCGACTAAGAAAATGCATGTGAGATTTTTAATCTTAACCATAAATTAGAAATTCACCATTGATTTATCAAATACAATCTCTTTAAGGCCGTGTATGAAAAGCTACataataattgaatttgagtGCAATTGCTTGTAATTACACATGGATGGCATGTTTGGGTAACTGTTGTAATTGGTGGATCCCATTGAATTAGGTGTAAATGGAGCTCCCCATTTACACTTTTCAATTTTCAGGGGGAGGGTGAGAATTGGAGTAATTAGTGGATAATTACACTTAAATCCAATTACCCTATAGCTTTCCAAACACTTATACAtgattaaactttaaaaaatcattaattttatacaagtttaagttataaaaattatattgttaGCATGAACATGTATAAATGCTTGAGATGGTTAtagctaaatttttttaagattatattataaatcctacaaaattatattataaaaattatgtatattttataaagttataaaagaatattatttaaatcctaaaaattctaaaattatgtcaaaaagtatattataaaaattagttTACGTGTTATAAAATTgttataatttacttatttataaaaagttatggCCAAAAAGTAAGAACATAACTTATTTACGTGTCCAtggtatatattataaaaattaatatacttatttataaaaaaaagttttataattttttccataacttatttataaaaaataactttataaaattatggtaaaaattgtattatttacaAGGAGTGTTATGAAGGTTATTAGACGCTTCATAAAACATTTTTgtaaatgttatatattataaattttatattatcttttaGCTAATTTAGATATTATAAAAAGGTTATAACCTAGTATAAGTCTTTCTCCacattaagtttatataagtttttataatcaAAGCTATCAATTGTTTGCGTTGTGAACCCAAGATTATGTTCTAGATGCTTGT contains the following coding sequences:
- the LOC107910422 gene encoding psbP domain-containing protein 4, chloroplastic isoform X2, translating into MRHRKFVKKTGWRTYRRPDDKSGGHGVGWSPIIPYSFSVPQDFEEVPVSIADLGGTEIDLRFASSKEGRLFVIVAPVLRFADNLGDDATIQKIGPPEKVISAFGPEVIGENIEGKVLSMNTVEHDGRMYYQYELEPPHVLITATAAGNRLYLFSVTGSGLQWKRHYQDLKRISESFRVI
- the LOC107910422 gene encoding psbP domain-containing protein 4, chloroplastic isoform X3 gives rise to the protein MNKTGWRTYRRPDDKSGGHGVGWSPIIPYSFSVPQDFEEVPVSIADLGGTEIDLRFASSKEGRLFVIVAPVLRFADNLGDDATIQKIGPPEKVISAFGPEVIGENIEGKVLSMNTVEHDGRMYYQYELEPPHVLITATAAGNRLYLFSVTGSGLQWKRHYQDLKRISESFRVI
- the LOC107910422 gene encoding psbP domain-containing protein 4, chloroplastic isoform X1, with translation MGTTLFSGCRSFSWLQLSLSCSFAHSSSSENGISRPKAVPTSRGNGLVDKEKDNSLGISSRRSLLITGISVASSSVLGFPGEGMAVVKQGLLAGRIPGLSEPDEQGWRTYRRPDDKSGGHGVGWSPIIPYSFSVPQDFEEVPVSIADLGGTEIDLRFASSKEGRLFVIVAPVLRFADNLGDDATIQKIGPPEKVISAFGPEVIGENIEGKVLSMNTVEHDGRMYYQYELEPPHVLITATAAGNRLYLFSVTGSGLQWKRHYQDLKRISESFRVI